From Mycobacterium cookii:
GCCCGGTGTGGAGCTGCTGATCGGGTTGGAGGCGATCTCGGAACCCGACGAGCGTGGGATGCGGACGGTGATGTTCATCATCAACGGCCAGCTGCGGCCGGTGGAGGTCCGGGATCGCGGGATTGCCAGCGAGATTCCGGCTGCGGAGAAAGCCGACCGTGCCAACCCGAATCACGTCGCGGCCCCCTTCGCCGGTGTCGTCACCGTCGGGGTGTCCGCCGGCGACAAGGTGAGCGCCGGCCAGACCATCGCGACCATCGAGGCCATGAAGATGGAAGCCCCGATCACGGCGCCCACCGACGCCACCGTGGAGCGGGTCGCGGTGTCGGCCACCGCCCAGGTGGAGGGTGGGGATCTGCTGGTGGTGCTCGGCTGACGCGCATCATCGGGGGTGTCGCCGGAGGACGGCGCATCGCGGTCCCGCCGCGGGGGACCCGGCCGACGACGGATCGGGTTCGCGAGTCGTTGTTCAACATCGTGACCGCGCGGCTGGATCTGACCGGTCTGGCCGTGCTGGATCTGTACGCCGGCTCGGGTGCGCTGGGTCTGGAAGCGCTGTCACGCGGAGCGGCCTCGGCGCTGTTCGTGGAATCCGATCGCCGGGCGGCGACGGTGCTCGAACGCAATATCGCGACGCTCGGCCTGCCCGGTGCGACGGTGCGCCGCGGTCTGGTCGCGACCGTGCTGACCGGGGGAGCGGCGGCCCCGGTCGATCTGGTGCTCGCCGACCCGCCGTACGAGGTGGACGCCGCCGAGGTCCAGGCCGTCATCGGCGCCCTGACGGTGCACGGCTGGGTGCACGACGGGACGCTGGCGATCGTCGAGCGCGCGGCGGCCGGTGCGCCGCTCGGCTGGCCGCCGGACTGGGAGCCCAAGCAGCCCCGCATTTACGGCGACACCCGCCTAGAGCTGGCCGAACGGCGCTGAGCCAGCGTGTACCGTCATCCACCATGAGTGCCGCTCCTCCTCAGCGCTTCGCTCTGCATCGTCGGCGGCACGCACCATGAGTGCCGCTCCTCCTCAGCGCTTCGCTCTGCATCGTCGGCGGCACGGACCATGAGCGGCGCCGTATGCCCCGGATCTTTCGATCCCGTGACGCTGGGCCACATCGACGTTTTTGAACGGGCCGCTGCGCAATTCGACGAAGTGGTGGTGGCGATCCTGGTCAACCCCGCCAAAAGAGGCATGTTCGACATCGACGAGCGGATCGCGATGATCGAGGAGTCGACGACGCACCTGCCGAATCTGCGGGTGGCGTCGGGGCAGGGGCTGGTGGTCGACTTCGTCAGGTCATGCGGGATGACGGCGATCGTCAAAGGTCTGCGCACCGGCACCGACTTCGAATACGAACTGCAGATGGCGCAGATGAACAAGCACGTCGCGGGCGTCGACACGTTCTTCGTGGCAACCACACCGCGGTATTCGTTTGT
This genomic window contains:
- the rsmD gene encoding 16S rRNA (guanine(966)-N(2))-methyltransferase RsmD, whose product is MTRIIGGVAGGRRIAVPPRGTRPTTDRVRESLFNIVTARLDLTGLAVLDLYAGSGALGLEALSRGAASALFVESDRRAATVLERNIATLGLPGATVRRGLVATVLTGGAAAPVDLVLADPPYEVDAAEVQAVIGALTVHGWVHDGTLAIVERAAAGAPLGWPPDWEPKQPRIYGDTRLELAERR
- the coaD gene encoding pantetheine-phosphate adenylyltransferase, with product MSGAVCPGSFDPVTLGHIDVFERAAAQFDEVVVAILVNPAKRGMFDIDERIAMIEESTTHLPNLRVASGQGLVVDFVRSCGMTAIVKGLRTGTDFEYELQMAQMNKHVAGVDTFFVATTPRYSFVSSSLAKEVATLGGDVSELLPDPVNRRLAEKLHAR